A genomic window from Candidatus Neptunochlamydia vexilliferae includes:
- a CDS encoding ATP-binding protein gives MGEAGSKQRNRVISAVFHELKYAETKGTGISSMREWMREAGLTTPPIIETDRESNEFDLVLLSHHLLDREALEWLTHFRDFNLSDAQRRALVFTQEVGAITNQDYRQLNGIDTLHASAALRGLRDQGLLTQKGKGNKTYYTLAPNLEKELPG, from the coding sequence CTGGGAGAAGCGGGGTCGAAGCAAAGAAACCGGGTCATCTCAGCTGTTTTCCATGAGCTAAAATATGCAGAGACAAAAGGGACTGGGATCAGCTCTATGCGGGAATGGATGCGGGAAGCAGGTTTGACAACGCCACCGATTATAGAAACGGATAGAGAAAGCAATGAGTTTGATCTTGTTCTCTTATCGCATCATTTGCTTGACCGAGAAGCCCTGGAATGGCTGACTCATTTCCGAGACTTTAATCTATCAGATGCCCAAAGACGCGCCCTTGTCTTTACCCAAGAGGTGGGCGCTATTACAAATCAAGATTACCGACAGCTCAATGGGATCGACACCTTGCACGCAAGTGCAGCACTAAGGGGCCTGCGAGACCAAGGTTTACTTACCCAAAAAGGAAAAGGAAACAAAACCTACTACACGTTAGCACCTAACTTAGAGAAGGAGCTCCCCGGATAA